From the Lathyrus oleraceus cultivar Zhongwan6 chromosome 4, CAAS_Psat_ZW6_1.0, whole genome shotgun sequence genome, one window contains:
- the LOC127075464 gene encoding peptidyl-prolyl cis-trans isomerase CYP37, chloroplastic: MAYPFSSTFNIPLTRLPFFHRTTIPPSRIFCFSKNHNLLKDQPDETSATISVRLMKQLKSVVPILIASTIQLSFLFPLLDSVPYVSSPAAKAILYSPDTKVPRTGEVALRRAIPANSNMKAIQETLEDISYLLRIPQRKPYGTMDGNVKKVLKIAVDEKDSILASIPAELKEKASLVHATLIDGKGGLQVLLQSIKEQDADKVSVNLQSTLDIVAELETLQAPGLSFLLPGQYMQYPRLSGRGTVEFIVEKGDGSTFSPVGGEERKTATIQVVIDGYSAPLTAGNFAKLVMDGTYNGIKLNCSNQAILSENRLDKSSGYSVPLEIMPTGQFEPLYKTALSVQDGELPVLPLSVYGAVAMAHNEASEEYSSPYQFFFYLYDKRNAGLGGISFEEGQFSVFGYTTIGRDILPQIKTGDIIRSAKLIEGQDRLVLPKES, encoded by the exons ATGGCGTACCCTTTCTCTTCCACCTTCAACATTCCCTTAACTCGCCTCCCTTTCTTCCATCGCACCACAATACCTCCTTCTCGAATTTTCTGCTTCTCAAAGAACCACAACCTCCTAAAGGACCAACCCGATGAAACTTCAGCGACTATAAGTGTGAGGTTAATGAAGCAATTGAAGAGTGTGGTTCCTATCCTAATTGCCTCCACCATTCAGTTGAGTTTTCTCTTTCCTTTGCTCGATTCGGTTCCTTATGTGTCTTCTCCTGCTGCCAAGGCTATTCTTTATTCGCCAGATACCAAGGTTCCCAGAACTGGTGAAGTTGCTCTTAGGAGAGCCATTCCTGCAAACTCTAACATGAAGGCTATACAG GAGACTCTTGAAGATATTTCTTATCTGTTGAGAATTCCACAAAGAAAACCTTATGGAACAATGGATGGGAATGTCAAGAAAGTTTTGAAG ATAGCGGTAGATGAAAAGGATTCTATATTGGCAAGTATACCAGCAGAACTGAAGGAAAAGGCTTCTTTGGTGCATGCAACTCTAATAGATGGAAAG GGGGGTTTGCAAGTTCTCCTTCAATCTATTAAGGAACAGGATGCGGATAAAGTGTCAGTGAACCTTCAATCTACACTGGATATTGTGGCAGAGCTAGAGACATTACAG GCACCAGGACTATCTTTTCTCTTGCCGGGGCAGTACATGCAATATCCACG GCTTTCAGGGAGAGGAACTGTTGAGTTCATCGTTGAGAAAGGAGATGGATCAACATTTTCTCCAGTTGGTGGAGAAGAGAGAAAAACTGCCACCATTCAG GTTGTTATAGATGGATATTCGGCTCCATTAACTGCAGGGAATTTCGCAAAACTG GTGATGGATGGAACATATAATGGCATAAAGCTCAACTGTTCCAATCAAGCTATTCTCTCGGAAAATAGATTAGATAAGAGCAGTGGTTACAGTGTTCCCTTGGAAATAATGCCAACCGGACAATTTGAGCCCCTGTATAAAACAGCTTTAAGTGTACAG GACGGAGAACTGCCAGTTCTGCCTCTATCTGTATATGGAGCAGTTGCTATGGCTCATAATGAAGCCTCTGAGGAGTATTCATCACCTTATCAGTTTTTCTTTTATCTCTATGATAAACGAAAC GCTGGCTTGGGAGGGATATCATTTGAAGAAGGGCAATTTTCAGTTTTTGG ATATACCACCATTGGGAGAGATATTCTCCCCCAGATAAAAACCGGTGATATCATTCGTTCGGCAAAGCTGATTGAAGGCCAAGACCGCCTTGTATTACCAAAGGAAAGTTGA